The Streptococcus oralis DNA window GCCACAATCATCCCCAGCATGCCATGGATATTGCTGGATAAGAGCAAGAGCACCCTGATGGTAATAGGATGGACCTCATCTAACACCAGATAAAGAAGATAATCATTAGCAAAAGGACCTACATCAGCTTACTTTTATAAAACATCTGCCTCCTCTTATCGGTTATTTTTTCCTAAATTTTGTTATAATAAAGGAGATTTAACGAAAGAGAGTAAAAATGGAAAAGATTATCAAACTAGAAAATGTAAGCTTGGCTAAACAAGGCCGAACCATCTTAAAGGATCTCAACTGGCAGGTGAAAAAGGGGGAGCATTGGGCCATTCTCGGTCTCAACGGTTCTGGAAAGACTACTCTCCTGCGCCTGCTTATGGCTGAACATTGGAAGACCAAGGGCAAGGTGACGGTTCTGGGTACGGAATTTGGCGCTGGCGATATTCCTCAGCTGCGAACTAAGATTGGAGTAGTTGGCTCCTTCATTGCTGAACGCCTGCCTAGCCATCTCATTGCCGAAGAAATCGTCCTGACAGGTAAGTATAAAAGCAGTATTCTCTATGCTCCTTACGGGCAAGCAGAGCTGGATCAAGCTAGGGAAATGCTGGTCTCCCTTGGCGGACAAGATTTGATTGGCCGGAGCTACATCAGTCTCTCTCAAGGGGAAAAGCAGCTCTTGCTGATTGCGCGCAGTCTCATGGAAAAGCCAGAACTGCTTATCTTAGATGAAGCGACCAGCGGTCTGGATCTCTTTGCTCGCGAGCGCCTGCTGGATCAGATTGGTAAGATTACACAGATGGAGAACGCTCCAACTATCCTCTATGTCACCCACCATGTTGAGGAAATCACTGCTGCTATGGATCATGTCCTACTCCTAAAAGAAGCTGAAATTATTGCCCAAGGTCCTAAAGGAGACATACTTCAAAAAGAGGTCATGGATCGCTTCTATCCTCAGCCAGTCGAGCTGATTGAGCTGGGAGAAGACCGTTATTTCATCAAGATGGAGAACAGGTCCTCATGAAGCAATTTTCTAACACTATCTTCAACCTGGGCTAGTTTCTAATTCTGACCATGACTGCGATTGTCTTGCCTTTCCTATCTGGACAGAGTCTGCTATCCCACACTTACATCCCTTTGAGGATTGCTGAAGGGGTCCAATTCGTCAGTAATCCTTGGTATTTCTATCCTATCCTCCCGCTCTTTCTCCTCAGCCTCTTTTTAATCCGGCCCCTGCTAGAAAAAGTTCAGACCAAGCATCTTTTTTGGATTTTGTCCTTCACTTGACTGATGCCCGTAACGAGATTTTACCTTGTTCTAAAACTACCATCTGAGAACGGTTTAACACTTAACTTATCAAAGACAAGGTCATTTTTTCCCAATCGCCTATATATTTAGAAACTATCTTTTCATTTAGGCCAACGGGACTTATATGATACCCTCTCGTCCAAAACTTTCGATTGTCATAATGTACCCCCTCTTTTTTTTCAATCTGAACAGGAGGGGGTGTTTTGAATGGAAATGAATAAGACTTAGTTTTGTGTTATTAGCATTTTCATCACTTCATTTTAATCGTAATCAGCATACCTCCACCAAGCTATTGTTGCGATAAGACCTAGAATACTTACCCCAAATAAACTGACAATGCTTCCAAAATTCAATAGTGCTTTTCCTGCAATACCACTTGCGAGTGCAGGAATCGCCCATGGGATGTATTTCCC harbors:
- a CDS encoding ABC transporter ATP-binding protein produces the protein MEKIIKLENVSLAKQGRTILKDLNWQVKKGEHWAILGLNGSGKTTLLRLLMAEHWKTKGKVTVLGTEFGAGDIPQLRTKIGVVGSFIAERLPSHLIAEEIVLTGKYKSSILYAPYGQAELDQAREMLVSLGGQDLIGRSYISLSQGEKQLLLIARSLMEKPELLILDEATSGLDLFARERLLDQIGKITQMENAPTILYVTHHVEEITAAMDHVLLLKEAEIIAQGPKGDILQKEVMDRFYPQPVELIELGEDRYFIKMENRSS